One segment of Niveibacterium microcysteis DNA contains the following:
- a CDS encoding site-specific integrase, which translates to MAYLVQHHGTFWFSIRVPVSLQSRFGPVVRVNLQTTDHAFAKPMALRLASEWLSRFDAARAEALSGAPAPVLGSPEFTPLSPYALHPPPIAAGGLDSKTPAVAAAVAGGKRTKRSAWGDAELLSAWRQLDPDRASTTVRDMESVVREFRRTCRTPFKQLTRVEISAYRNHLLKRGAARGTVAKRVGMLSTLLQVGVDAGMLAANVARGLRIPKAEVPTLMRRGFTSAELARVFAMPVFRGARRPAAGGGEACVWIPMLALATGARLEELAQLRVEDIEIAPAFGPILHIRDTHGEQRLKTEGSRRRIPLHRDLVAAGLLEYWDSVREAGHQWLFPALEPDHDGRRGANFGKWFMRAIRSKSGAQIEEPRVVFHSFRHGFKTLCRAADLKEEIHDALTGHVSGTVGRTYGEMPLGPLVDAIARIELPVALPRIEQEEVRHG; encoded by the coding sequence ATGGCCTATCTCGTTCAGCACCACGGCACGTTCTGGTTTTCGATCCGCGTGCCGGTCTCACTTCAAAGCCGCTTCGGCCCCGTTGTCCGCGTCAATCTCCAAACGACCGACCACGCCTTCGCCAAACCGATGGCACTGCGGCTTGCATCCGAGTGGCTTTCCCGCTTTGACGCCGCACGCGCGGAAGCGCTGAGCGGCGCGCCTGCGCCGGTTCTCGGTTCCCCCGAATTCACCCCATTGTCCCCGTATGCGCTGCATCCGCCACCCATCGCCGCAGGGGGGCTGGACAGCAAGACGCCGGCCGTCGCGGCCGCTGTCGCCGGAGGCAAGCGTACGAAGCGCAGTGCCTGGGGCGACGCAGAACTCCTCAGCGCCTGGCGCCAGCTCGATCCGGATCGGGCCAGCACGACCGTGAGGGACATGGAGTCGGTTGTGCGCGAGTTCCGCCGCACTTGCCGCACGCCGTTTAAGCAACTTACCCGCGTGGAGATCTCGGCGTATCGCAATCATCTCCTCAAGCGCGGCGCCGCCCGTGGCACCGTCGCCAAACGGGTCGGCATGCTGTCCACCTTGCTGCAGGTGGGGGTCGATGCCGGCATGCTCGCCGCTAACGTCGCGCGCGGTCTGCGGATTCCGAAGGCCGAAGTGCCGACCCTCATGCGCCGGGGCTTCACCAGCGCTGAACTTGCGCGTGTGTTTGCGATGCCGGTGTTCCGCGGCGCGCGGCGCCCTGCAGCCGGGGGCGGCGAGGCCTGTGTCTGGATCCCGATGCTGGCGCTTGCTACCGGCGCCCGGCTGGAAGAACTCGCCCAGCTTCGTGTCGAAGACATCGAAATCGCCCCCGCATTCGGCCCGATTCTCCACATCCGTGATACCCACGGCGAGCAGCGCCTGAAGACAGAAGGCTCCCGCCGCCGGATCCCGCTGCATCGGGATCTGGTGGCTGCAGGGCTGCTCGAATACTGGGACTCGGTTCGCGAGGCCGGGCACCAGTGGCTGTTTCCGGCACTGGAGCCCGATCACGACGGGCGCCGGGGCGCGAACTTCGGCAAGTGGTTCATGCGCGCGATCCGCTCGAAGTCCGGTGCCCAGATCGAGGAACCCAGGGTCGTGTTCCATTCCTTCCGCCATGGCTTCAAGACGCTCTGCCGGGCAGCTGACCTGAAAGAAGAGATCCACGACGCGCTCACCGGGCATGTGTCGGGCACCGTGGGCCGCACCTACGGCGAGATGCCGCTCGGGCCGCTTGTGGATGCCATCGCCCGCATCGAACTGCCCGTCGCGCTGCCGCGCATCGAGCAGGAGGAGGTGCGGCATGGATGA